A window of Haloarcula sp. H-GB4 contains these coding sequences:
- a CDS encoding type II/IV secretion system ATPase subunit yields MTDHGRAKPSDELRQMAARRPHLRDHLKKFKQITGEFPMLIDEADDDYETNRPNVLYPVGGPIFCHIYGDVGQDMKYYAIEPELDEDERAVFGKVRNRLLQRSVNKPAPENEAQFDDRIEELLQETTKVRDEDSENGVLTRLSNLTDVSSVEVTQETYENILYRLNRDIVGLGPLEPVMRDPANEDIHVIGRSECHVDHGVYGMLETTVEWQSEEAFDQWLRNMGERMGDPVSDSDPIVDSTLPDGSRLNLIYSDDVSLKGPSLTIRQGDDVPLSVFQITKWMTLSPQLAAYLWLCLENEQTVFVVGETASGKTTTLNAITSFIPDDAKIYTAEDTAEVLPPHNTWQQLLTREGEDEGTSIDMFDLVAAALRSRPDYIIVGEVRGEEGRMAFQAAQTGHPVMLTFHASDIVSMIQRFTGEPINVPETFMDVADVALFQNRVKQGDQVLRRVTSVQEIEGYSKEMDGVVTRQVFNWDPVEDEIIFQGMNNSFVLEEQIATLLGYEDTRDIYDDLEFRANLIERAMQEGILGYHEVNDFISDFQRDGVEGIPFNMARPD; encoded by the coding sequence ATGACAGACCACGGACGTGCGAAACCGTCGGACGAACTTCGACAGATGGCAGCGCGGCGGCCCCACCTGCGGGACCACCTGAAGAAGTTCAAGCAGATCACCGGTGAGTTCCCGATGCTCATCGATGAGGCCGACGACGACTACGAAACGAACCGGCCGAACGTACTCTATCCGGTCGGTGGCCCCATTTTCTGTCATATCTACGGCGACGTCGGTCAGGACATGAAGTACTACGCCATCGAACCGGAACTCGATGAGGACGAGCGGGCTGTCTTCGGGAAGGTCCGGAACCGCCTGCTCCAGCGCAGCGTCAACAAGCCCGCGCCCGAAAACGAGGCTCAGTTCGACGACCGTATCGAGGAGCTCCTGCAGGAGACGACCAAAGTCAGGGACGAGGACAGCGAAAACGGCGTCCTTACGCGCCTGTCGAACCTCACCGACGTGAGCAGCGTCGAAGTCACACAGGAGACCTACGAGAACATCCTCTACCGACTGAACCGCGACATCGTCGGTCTTGGCCCGCTCGAACCGGTTATGCGCGACCCGGCTAACGAGGATATTCACGTTATCGGCCGGAGCGAATGCCACGTCGACCACGGGGTCTACGGGATGCTGGAAACGACAGTCGAATGGCAGAGCGAGGAAGCCTTCGACCAGTGGCTCCGAAACATGGGCGAGCGGATGGGCGACCCGGTCTCCGACTCGGATCCCATCGTCGACTCGACGCTCCCGGACGGGTCGCGTCTGAACCTCATTTACTCCGACGACGTGAGCCTGAAGGGCCCCTCGCTCACGATCCGTCAGGGCGACGACGTTCCGCTGTCTGTCTTCCAGATTACCAAGTGGATGACGCTGTCGCCGCAACTGGCCGCGTATCTCTGGCTCTGCCTGGAGAACGAGCAGACGGTGTTCGTGGTCGGGGAGACGGCCTCCGGGAAGACGACGACGCTGAACGCGATCACCTCGTTCATTCCCGACGACGCAAAGATCTACACCGCGGAGGATACCGCTGAGGTGCTCCCCCCGCACAACACCTGGCAGCAACTCCTCACTCGTGAGGGTGAAGACGAGGGAACCAGCATCGACATGTTCGACCTGGTTGCCGCCGCACTGCGTTCTCGCCCTGACTACATCATCGTGGGTGAGGTTCGTGGCGAGGAGGGGCGGATGGCGTTCCAGGCCGCCCAGACCGGCCACCCGGTGATGCTAACATTCCACGCGAGCGACATCGTCTCGATGATTCAGCGCTTCACTGGCGAACCGATTAACGTCCCCGAGACGTTCATGGACGTGGCCGACGTGGCGCTGTTCCAGAACCGCGTCAAGCAGGGCGATCAGGTCCTTCGCCGCGTGACGAGCGTTCAGGAAATCGAGGGATACTCCAAGGAGATGGACGGTGTCGTCACGCGGCAGGTGTTCAACTGGGACCCCGTCGAGGACGAAATTATCTTCCAGGGGATGAACAACTCTTTCGTCCTCGAAGAGCAGATCGCGACCCTGCTCGGCTACGAGGATACGCGTGACATCTACGACGACCTCGAGTTCCGCGCGAACCTCATCGAACGCGCCATGCAGGAGGGGATTTTGGGGTATCACGAGGTCAACGACTTCATCTCGGACTTCCAGCGCGACGGTGTCGAAGGGATTCCGTTCAACATGGCCAGGCCCGACTAA
- a CDS encoding ATPase domain-containing protein, which produces MSIASTDLFSLGLDDHDRLNKELGGGIPPGSIILVEGDYGAGKSAMSQRFTYGLCEEGHEVTYLSTELTVGSFLDQMHSLSYDMVDHILDEDVLFLHADIGESNALTGGDEQTDRKELLKRLMEAEVMWDADVVVIDTFDAILRNDPKFEALVRQNEERQAALEVISYFRDVISQGKCIMLTVDPSTLDEEAIGPFRAIADVFIELEMIEVGNDVRRQINVLRFAGMGEQVGDTIGFSVRSGTGIVIESRSVA; this is translated from the coding sequence ATGAGTATCGCAAGTACTGACCTATTCTCGCTTGGACTGGATGATCACGACCGGCTGAACAAAGAACTGGGCGGCGGTATCCCACCCGGCAGCATCATCCTCGTGGAAGGGGACTACGGGGCCGGTAAATCCGCCATGAGCCAGCGGTTCACCTACGGCCTCTGTGAAGAGGGGCACGAAGTGACCTACCTCTCGACGGAACTCACTGTCGGGAGCTTCCTCGACCAGATGCACTCGCTGTCGTATGACATGGTCGACCACATCCTCGACGAGGATGTGCTGTTCCTGCACGCCGACATCGGCGAATCGAACGCCCTCACCGGCGGCGACGAACAGACCGACCGGAAGGAACTCCTCAAGCGACTGATGGAGGCTGAGGTGATGTGGGATGCCGACGTCGTCGTCATCGATACTTTCGACGCTATCCTCCGGAACGACCCCAAGTTCGAAGCCCTCGTCCGGCAAAACGAGGAGCGACAGGCAGCTCTGGAGGTCATCTCTTACTTCCGGGATGTCATCTCACAGGGCAAATGCATCATGCTCACTGTCGACCCGTCAACGCTGGACGAAGAGGCTATCGGCCCGTTCCGGGCCATCGCCGACGTGTTCATCGAACTAGAGATGATCGAGGTCGGCAACGACGTGCGCCGGCAGATCAACGTCCTCCGATTCGCCGGCATGGGCGAACAGGTCGGTGACACCATCGGGTTCTCGGTCCGCTCGGGAACCGGCATCGTCATCGAATCGCGCAGCGTCGCCTAG
- a CDS encoding CARDB domain-containing protein: protein MASVSVSHLILFIASMAIAASVAGVFTSSIGELSNAVSEQGLDVSSDVRTDVEIISDSGSNTIYDNGAETITIHVKNTGSETLAPVPGQVDVFVDGTFASDYTVTLEPNGGNSWRPGGVVRIDINDNLSGGDHRLKLIVNGDEEVFEFNT, encoded by the coding sequence ATGGCTAGTGTCTCCGTCTCACACCTGATCCTGTTCATCGCGTCGATGGCCATCGCCGCAAGCGTGGCCGGCGTCTTTACGAGCAGTATCGGCGAGCTGAGCAACGCTGTCTCGGAGCAAGGGCTGGACGTGAGCAGCGACGTCCGGACCGACGTCGAAATCATCTCCGACAGCGGCAGCAACACCATCTACGATAACGGCGCCGAAACGATCACTATTCACGTCAAAAACACTGGTTCGGAGACGTTAGCACCGGTCCCCGGGCAGGTAGATGTGTTCGTTGATGGGACGTTTGCCAGTGATTATACGGTGACGCTGGAGCCAAACGGTGGCAACAGCTGGCGGCCCGGTGGGGTCGTCCGCATCGACATCAATGACAACCTCAGCGGTGGGGACCACCGTCTCAAGCTCATTGTCAACGGCGACGAGGAGGTGTTCGAGTTTAACACATGA
- a CDS encoding flagellin translates to MGFSVSGSAAIIFVAAFIGFGMFYSATANSFERVNDAREDQRDRLLDQQNTDISLVSATWNSSGNDNLVVTVDNTGSETLSIEATDLLVDNNYRTGYGTIVDGNGSTDIWASQERLEITVTSLSSQPDRVKVVAENGIAETMVVS, encoded by the coding sequence ATGGGATTCAGCGTTAGCGGCTCGGCAGCCATCATTTTCGTGGCCGCGTTCATCGGCTTCGGGATGTTCTACTCCGCGACCGCGAACAGCTTCGAGCGCGTCAACGACGCCCGCGAGGACCAGCGAGACCGACTGCTCGACCAGCAAAACACCGACATCTCACTTGTCTCGGCGACGTGGAACAGCAGCGGGAACGACAATCTCGTCGTGACCGTCGACAACACCGGTTCCGAGACGCTGTCGATCGAAGCAACTGACCTGCTGGTCGATAACAACTACCGGACAGGCTATGGCACGATTGTCGACGGTAACGGTTCGACGGACATCTGGGCGTCACAGGAGCGGTTAGAGATTACCGTTACCTCGCTCAGTAGTCAGCCTGACCGGGTGAAAGTCGTCGCCGAGAACGGCATCGCCGAAACGATGGTGGTGAGCTAA
- a CDS encoding FlaD/FlaE family flagellar protein, translating into MSSLALVPLAPAVSPELVGLAPALFVLLTGGLVGMSIKNMFDSILSDDESGDASEDGGGGMANGGGLMGDDGGGGDDLGGGGDDLGGLGGLDDDGDDMGGFGDDEFGDMEDASGPDTDELEHRLDELENEVGSLSSTVNTVRTENESISESVEETEENVRKLLDIYEMVTRGVNPFADDVDGGMGGMGEGGGSFGLFDDDGSDDTEEDIDDDVANADAEGFFDEDLTEDTGGDMSMDDGGVDDMFPDDGGDDMGGFEDDGGSFDEEFDDFDDTEDDMSMDDGMSMDDEESMDEDSDDGDGGKSFAELKDEYESGDAEWAEGEEPEGEADDDDLLADDDDDPLADEGDDLLGEDDSDGDAGGLEDDDLFDEVIEDDGIDEAEAATEAEPEPDPEPEPVAEPEPEPEPEPEPEPEPEPTGTAATGSGDAATADDGSDADADDDGKPYLATMPEGFAADLIIVEWLEFLVQHSGYRETARAIDYYETIDWIDESVADQLKEYLRGFNDVNDTGDGLSIDHHTESLHYISQLDSDSGADAVALSKLVGGGSDGIQR; encoded by the coding sequence ATGAGTAGTCTCGCTCTCGTGCCACTGGCTCCAGCCGTTTCACCGGAACTGGTTGGACTGGCACCAGCCCTCTTTGTCCTGTTGACCGGCGGGCTGGTTGGTATGAGCATCAAGAACATGTTCGACTCGATTCTGTCGGACGACGAGAGCGGGGACGCGAGCGAGGACGGTGGCGGCGGGATGGCCAACGGCGGCGGCCTGATGGGTGACGACGGTGGCGGTGGCGACGACCTCGGCGGTGGTGGCGACGATCTCGGGGGCCTTGGCGGCCTCGACGATGACGGTGACGACATGGGCGGGTTCGGTGACGACGAGTTCGGCGACATGGAAGACGCGAGCGGGCCTGACACCGACGAACTGGAACACCGGCTCGACGAACTGGAAAATGAGGTCGGGAGCCTCTCCTCAACTGTCAACACGGTGCGGACGGAAAACGAGAGCATCTCCGAGTCCGTCGAAGAAACCGAGGAGAACGTCCGGAAGCTGCTCGACATCTACGAGATGGTCACCCGTGGCGTCAACCCCTTTGCCGACGACGTTGACGGCGGCATGGGCGGCATGGGCGAAGGCGGCGGCTCCTTCGGCCTGTTCGACGACGACGGGAGCGACGATACCGAGGAGGACATCGATGACGATGTCGCCAACGCCGACGCAGAGGGCTTTTTCGACGAAGACCTGACGGAGGACACTGGTGGCGACATGTCGATGGATGATGGCGGTGTCGACGATATGTTTCCCGACGACGGTGGCGACGACATGGGCGGCTTCGAGGACGACGGCGGGTCGTTCGACGAAGAATTCGACGATTTCGACGACACGGAGGACGACATGAGCATGGACGATGGGATGAGCATGGACGACGAGGAGAGTATGGATGAGGACAGCGACGACGGCGACGGCGGCAAATCGTTCGCAGAGCTCAAAGACGAGTACGAGTCCGGCGACGCCGAGTGGGCCGAGGGTGAGGAACCCGAGGGGGAAGCAGACGACGATGACCTCCTCGCGGACGATGATGACGACCCGCTGGCCGACGAGGGCGATGATCTGCTGGGCGAAGACGATTCGGACGGCGATGCAGGCGGGCTGGAAGACGACGACCTCTTTGATGAGGTTATCGAGGACGATGGGATTGACGAGGCCGAGGCGGCTACGGAAGCCGAACCGGAACCCGACCCAGAGCCGGAACCGGTCGCCGAGCCTGAGCCGGAACCAGAGCCCGAGCCAGAGCCGGAACCAGAGCCCGAGCCGACTGGCACCGCGGCTACCGGCAGCGGCGATGCGGCAACGGCGGACGACGGCTCGGACGCAGATGCTGACGATGACGGGAAACCGTACTTGGCGACGATGCCGGAAGGGTTCGCGGCGGACCTCATCATCGTCGAGTGGCTCGAATTCCTGGTCCAGCACTCGGGCTACCGTGAGACGGCTCGCGCTATCGACTACTACGAGACTATCGACTGGATCGACGAGTCGGTCGCGGACCAGCTCAAGGAGTACCTTCGCGGCTTCAACGACGTGAACGACACCGGGGATGGGCTGTCTATCGACCACCACACGGAGAGCCTGCACTACATCTCACAGCTTGACAGTGACAGCGGCGCTGACGCCGTTGCGCTCTCGAAACTGGTGGGGGGTGGTTCCGATGGGATTCAGCGTTAG
- a CDS encoding chemotaxis protein CheD has product MKVYDGSQTESPEQSTPERIKVGIAEYKVTTEPAMLTTSGLGSCIGIAIYDTRNTVAGLVHVMLPSAADIDGGNHAKFADTGIEALIEAMADVGASTEAMEAKIAGGSDMLDFSENGSSIGSRNAKKVRETLDEHGVPVVGEDLGGDHGRSVKLEADTGNFIVKSANTDSITL; this is encoded by the coding sequence ATGAAAGTATACGATGGTAGCCAAACGGAGAGTCCCGAACAAAGCACGCCCGAGCGTATCAAAGTCGGCATCGCGGAGTACAAGGTAACCACAGAGCCGGCCATGCTAACCACAAGCGGGCTGGGCTCCTGTATCGGGATCGCGATATACGACACTCGGAACACGGTGGCCGGACTCGTCCATGTCATGCTTCCGTCGGCGGCTGATATCGACGGCGGCAACCATGCGAAGTTCGCGGACACGGGCATCGAAGCGCTCATCGAGGCCATGGCAGATGTCGGGGCGTCAACGGAGGCCATGGAAGCCAAAATCGCTGGCGGGAGCGATATGCTCGACTTCTCCGAGAACGGCTCCTCTATCGGTTCGCGCAACGCCAAGAAGGTGCGCGAGACGCTGGATGAACACGGCGTTCCCGTTGTCGGCGAAGACCTAGGCGGTGACCACGGTCGGTCCGTCAAACTCGAAGCGGACACTGGCAATTTCATTGTCAAAAGCGCGAACACGGATTCGATAACACTGTGA
- a CDS encoding chemotaxis protein CheC, producing the protein MNVDIQSLGTFNQLAHEGAEQATQSMGQMTGIDAVVDVTKITLLDRADVGEELAGRDFVGVQFSFDGVLEGDTVLAFDVDSAGTITEEMMPGSSDDEAMARSGIEEIGNIMMSGFIDGWADYVGATIDHSPPEYIEESGSDVLPDAPENGDHQQVFVFKSEIEWIDESVNFYIYMLPEYESLTEMMVEHVDTDGDAIPIDKLQTFNEMTTSGTQKAADNVEMMTGIPTESEVTQISFAPIEDVPKQIGTDTFVGTVVEFTGTPSGYLMVLFDEVSAINVAEAMMPIEMDSDELTDQHKAAIEELGNIMTSGFVDGWANVLQTSVEHTPPRVVHDMGRAIMDPLAAQVGQYQEHAFIIDSQMQTDDIEFQAEIHALPNEKELRAALNDLDVERATETGADVEQIFK; encoded by the coding sequence ATGAACGTCGATATTCAGTCGCTGGGCACATTCAACCAACTCGCTCACGAGGGGGCTGAACAGGCCACGCAGTCGATGGGCCAGATGACGGGCATCGATGCCGTCGTCGACGTAACCAAGATCACGCTGCTTGACAGAGCAGATGTCGGCGAGGAACTGGCCGGTCGTGACTTCGTCGGCGTCCAGTTCTCTTTCGATGGCGTTCTGGAGGGCGATACCGTTCTTGCCTTCGATGTGGACAGCGCCGGAACGATCACTGAGGAGATGATGCCCGGTAGCAGCGACGACGAGGCGATGGCCAGAAGCGGTATCGAGGAAATCGGCAACATCATGATGAGCGGGTTCATCGACGGCTGGGCCGATTATGTTGGCGCGACCATCGACCATTCACCGCCGGAGTATATCGAAGAATCCGGGAGCGACGTGCTCCCAGATGCGCCTGAGAACGGCGACCACCAGCAGGTGTTCGTGTTCAAATCCGAGATCGAATGGATTGACGAATCGGTGAATTTCTACATCTACATGCTCCCTGAGTATGAATCACTCACGGAGATGATGGTAGAGCACGTCGACACGGACGGCGATGCGATCCCCATCGACAAGCTCCAGACGTTCAACGAGATGACGACCAGTGGCACCCAGAAAGCCGCTGATAACGTCGAGATGATGACCGGCATCCCGACGGAATCGGAGGTGACACAGATCAGCTTTGCTCCCATTGAGGACGTGCCAAAGCAGATCGGCACGGACACGTTCGTCGGGACGGTCGTCGAGTTCACTGGGACGCCCAGTGGCTACCTTATGGTGCTGTTCGACGAGGTCTCGGCAATCAACGTCGCGGAGGCGATGATGCCCATCGAGATGGACAGCGACGAGCTCACCGACCAGCACAAGGCCGCCATCGAGGAACTGGGGAACATCATGACGAGCGGGTTCGTCGATGGCTGGGCAAACGTTCTCCAGACGTCAGTCGAACACACGCCGCCGCGGGTCGTCCACGACATGGGACGGGCAATCATGGACCCGCTTGCGGCGCAGGTCGGACAGTATCAGGAGCACGCGTTTATCATCGACTCCCAGATGCAGACCGACGACATCGAGTTCCAGGCTGAGATTCACGCCTTGCCCAACGAGAAAGAGTTGCGCGCCGCTCTCAATGACCTCGATGTCGAGCGAGCGACCGAGACGGGCGCGGATGTGGAACAGATCTTCAAATAA
- the cheY gene encoding chemotaxis protein CheY, which produces MPDVLIADDSEFMRNLLREILEEDHEIVGEVENGVEAVEVFKEEGPDLVMMDIVMPIRDGIEATDEIKSSNPDANVIMCTSVGQEEKMKEAVKAGADGYITKPFQKPSVMEAIEDVVPS; this is translated from the coding sequence ATGCCAGACGTACTGATCGCCGACGATTCAGAGTTTATGCGTAACCTCCTCCGCGAGATTCTCGAAGAAGACCACGAGATTGTTGGGGAGGTCGAGAACGGAGTCGAAGCTGTCGAAGTGTTCAAAGAAGAAGGGCCAGACCTGGTCATGATGGATATCGTGATGCCCATCCGGGATGGCATCGAGGCCACGGACGAAATCAAATCTTCCAATCCCGATGCCAACGTCATCATGTGTACAAGCGTCGGCCAGGAGGAGAAGATGAAAGAGGCCGTGAAAGCGGGGGCTGACGGGTACATCACCAAGCCGTTCCAGAAACCCAGTGTGATGGAGGCTATCGAGGACGTCGTTCCCTCATAG
- a CDS encoding archaellin/type IV pilin N-terminal domain-containing protein, producing MLTELTNDDDRGQVGIGTLIVFIAMVLVAAIAAGVLINTAGFLQSSAEETGQQSSDQVTNRLQLVNAVGEDIQSSSSTINTVKLTVKKAPGAGNIDIGSTIAQWVDSTGSYDLTSAGYSNTPNPDGSSFAVNDVQDDDDSISGSQVLNDPSDRATIIFSAEQIRGSGDGDGLGEGETATVRLNTQSGGTTTARLVVPETLSGNSAVSL from the coding sequence ATGCTAACGGAACTAACGAACGACGACGACCGCGGGCAGGTCGGTATCGGCACCCTGATCGTGTTCATCGCGATGGTGCTGGTGGCGGCGATTGCTGCGGGCGTCCTGATCAACACGGCCGGCTTCCTCCAGAGCAGTGCAGAGGAAACCGGACAACAGAGCAGTGACCAAGTGACGAACCGACTGCAGCTCGTCAACGCCGTCGGTGAAGACATCCAATCATCCAGCAGCACGATCAACACGGTCAAGCTAACCGTCAAGAAGGCACCCGGTGCAGGGAACATCGACATCGGTAGTACGATCGCTCAATGGGTTGACTCTACTGGCTCGTACGACCTCACCTCGGCTGGATACAGTAATACGCCAAACCCCGACGGGTCCTCCTTCGCTGTCAATGATGTTCAGGACGACGACGACTCGATTTCAGGGAGCCAAGTTCTGAACGACCCGTCCGACCGTGCGACGATCATCTTCAGCGCTGAACAGATCCGCGGAAGCGGCGACGGTGACGGTCTCGGCGAGGGTGAGACGGCGACGGTTCGCCTGAACACCCAATCCGGTGGCACGACGACCGCTCGGCTGGTCGTCCCGGAGACTCTGTCTGGTAACTCCGCAGTCAGCCTCTAA
- a CDS encoding archaellin/type IV pilin N-terminal domain-containing protein gives MLTELTNDDDRGQVGIGTLIVFIAMVLVAAIAAGVLINTAGFLQSSAEETGQQSSDQVTNRLQLVNAVGEDIRSSSSTIDTVKLTVKKAPGAGNIDIGSTIAQWVDSSGSYDLTYEGTYDGNPGSSEFSVADIQDDDGSISGSQVLNDPSDRAVIIFSAEQIRGGAADDGLGEGETATVRLNTQSGGTTTARLVVPETLSGNSAVSL, from the coding sequence ATGCTAACGGAACTAACGAACGACGACGACCGCGGGCAGGTCGGTATCGGCACCCTGATCGTGTTCATCGCGATGGTGCTGGTGGCGGCGATCGCTGCGGGCGTCCTGATCAACACGGCTGGGTTCCTCCAGAGCAGTGCAGAGGAAACCGGACAACAGAGCAGTGACCAAGTGACGAACCGACTGCAGCTCGTCAACGCCGTCGGTGAAGACATTCGATCGTCCAGCAGCACGATCGACACGGTCAAGCTAACCGTCAAGAAGGCACCCGGTGCGGGGAACATCGATATCGGCAGTACAATCGCCCAGTGGGTCGACTCCAGTGGCTCGTACGACCTCACCTACGAAGGAACCTACGACGGTAACCCAGGCTCAAGCGAGTTCTCCGTCGCTGATATCCAGGATGATGACGGATCGATTTCAGGCAGCCAGGTCCTGAACGACCCGTCTGACCGCGCGGTGATCATCTTTAGCGCTGAACAGATCCGCGGTGGCGCTGCTGATGACGGCCTCGGTGAGGGTGAGACGGCGACGGTTCGCCTGAACACGCAGTCCGGTGGCACGACGACCGCTCGGCTAGTCGTCCCGGAGACTCTGTCTGGTAACTCCGCAGTCAGCCTCTAA
- a CDS encoding helix-turn-helix domain-containing protein, producing MDSGEILQTLGNKYSAEILDATDEPVSAQELSDELGIPIATCYRRIDELTEHDLLELHDNILSDDRRRIKVYRRNVDEVRVDFDDELTVHIEERSEVTNKLDEAWRTLSER from the coding sequence ATGGATTCAGGGGAGATTCTTCAGACGCTTGGCAATAAATACAGTGCCGAAATTCTCGACGCGACGGATGAACCGGTCTCCGCACAGGAACTCAGCGACGAACTTGGAATCCCCATCGCGACGTGTTATCGACGGATCGATGAACTGACCGAACATGACCTCCTAGAACTCCACGATAATATTCTCTCTGATGACCGCCGACGTATCAAAGTATACCGGCGGAACGTGGACGAAGTCCGGGTCGACTTCGACGATGAACTGACTGTCCACATCGAAGAGCGGTCGGAAGTGACCAACAAACTCGACGAGGCGTGGCGGACCCTATCCGAGCGCTAG
- a CDS encoding ATPase domain-containing protein, with translation MIEQTKTGIEGLDDILNGGIVKNSTTLVSGNPGAGKSILCLQYIYNGVEKYDEKGIYLSFEEDESDLQEAAESIGFENWQEYVDNGDIKVYDKQVLLRENDFTSSLDILLEELEDGDYDRLVLDSLAMFELFFENEKEKRTYLLKFTDILSDSGLTTLMTNEQGAVFPDTDIGLENYLTDGNIYLIQTPTDTGVNRYVWVAKMRKQNIETDIYPMEIDHGGIDVHQNASAFSMMSEEESPI, from the coding sequence ATGATTGAGCAAACCAAAACGGGGATCGAGGGCCTCGACGACATTCTGAACGGCGGCATTGTGAAGAACTCGACGACACTGGTGAGCGGCAACCCCGGTGCCGGGAAATCGATCCTCTGTCTCCAGTACATCTACAACGGCGTCGAAAAGTACGACGAGAAGGGCATCTATCTCTCCTTCGAGGAAGACGAGTCGGACCTTCAGGAGGCCGCCGAATCCATCGGCTTCGAAAACTGGCAAGAGTACGTCGATAACGGCGACATCAAAGTGTACGATAAGCAGGTCCTCCTGCGCGAGAACGACTTCACGTCCTCGCTGGATATTCTCCTGGAGGAACTCGAAGACGGTGACTACGATCGACTGGTGCTTGACTCGCTTGCCATGTTCGAATTGTTCTTCGAAAACGAGAAGGAGAAGCGGACGTATCTCCTGAAGTTCACTGACATCCTCAGCGACAGCGGTCTCACGACGCTGATGACCAACGAGCAAGGGGCCGTCTTCCCGGACACCGACATCGGACTGGAGAACTATCTAACTGACGGCAACATCTACCTCATCCAGACCCCGACTGATACCGGCGTGAACAGATACGTCTGGGTCGCCAAGATGCGAAAGCAGAATATTGAGACGGATATCTATCCGATGGAGATTGACCACGGCGGTATCGATGTCCACCAGAACGCCAGCGCCTTCTCGATGATGAGCGAGGAAGAATCACCAATTTAA
- a CDS encoding chemotaxis protein CheW, with product MAAQSATTGQVLEFQLGSETYCVSIDYVTEIVDIGELTSVPNAPPHVRGVMDLRGRTTSIVDPKVVFGIGDEGAEKRIIVFDPEIVEEQGAAGWLVDEVYQVVQVTPEQVDQSPANDAGSIRGVIKRDDSFVIWVDPAIVHAGD from the coding sequence ATGGCAGCACAGTCAGCCACCACCGGCCAAGTACTCGAGTTCCAGCTCGGCTCGGAAACGTACTGCGTGAGTATCGACTACGTGACTGAGATCGTCGATATCGGCGAACTCACGTCCGTCCCGAACGCCCCGCCACACGTCCGTGGTGTCATGGACCTTCGCGGGCGCACGACATCAATCGTCGACCCCAAGGTCGTCTTCGGCATCGGAGACGAGGGTGCGGAGAAGCGAATTATCGTCTTCGACCCAGAGATCGTCGAGGAACAGGGCGCAGCCGGCTGGCTCGTCGATGAGGTGTATCAGGTCGTGCAGGTCACTCCGGAGCAGGTCGACCAGTCCCCCGCGAACGATGCCGGCTCAATTCGGGGCGTCATCAAGCGAGATGACAGTTTTGTTATCTGGGTGGACCCCGCCATCGTCCACGCTGGTGACTGA